Proteins from one Salvelinus sp. IW2-2015 linkage group LG32, ASM291031v2, whole genome shotgun sequence genomic window:
- the LOC111956418 gene encoding proteasome subunit beta type-11-like: protein MALQDVSGFQDTPMSHRWNTPASLSGPMGDTTPLLDMADERILGWGRFKLSERDGEVPLRFFIPTPQSSVPFRCDNRHTSLSSLSTSSSPPTRRPFPLSHGTTTLAFVFQGGVIAAADTRASCSGHVACPSAQKILPIHSHLLVTTSGSGADCMLWERILAREIRLYQLRHGRRLSITGSAKLLSHMLHPFKGTDVCVAATLCGWDVEEVRVEKFKGQRVDRMGSGRDDSISPAKRPLEETGMSTSDACSQDDLTDSACERTRHAVTDVDLTRSPVRDRCGPKLFYVCSDGTRLQGELFSVGSGSPYAYGVLDGEVRWSLNEQEAISLAREAVYRATHRDAYSGNCVDLFHITAQGYCRRDREDLREEYHRERERERVLNRGKEKSEEDKK, encoded by the coding sequence ATGGCTTTACAAGACGTCAGTGGCTTTCAGGACACCCCTATGTCTCACAGGTGGAACACTCCTGCCTCACTATCTGGGCCTATGGGAGATACCACTCCTCTCCTGGACATGGCTGATGAAAGGATCCttggttggggaaggtttaaattatctgagagagatggagaggtccCTCTGCGCTTTTTCATACCTACTCCTCAGAGCTCTGTTCCTTTCCGCTGTGACAACAGACACACGTCCCTTTCTTCCCTGTCCACCTCCTCATCACCGCCCACCCGCCGCCCATTCCCTTTGTCTCATGGAACCACTACCCTGGCCTTTGTGTTCCAAGGAGGTGTTATAGCAGCGGCAGACACACGTGCCAGCTGCTCAGGGCATGTCGCCTGTCCCTCTGCCCAGAAGATCCTGCCCATCCACTCCCATTTACTGGTCACCACTTCAGGCAGTGGTGCAGACTGCATGCTATGGGAGAGAATCCTGGCCAGAGAGATCCGCCTTTACCAACTACGCCACGGCCGCCGCTTGTCAATCACTGGCTCTGCCAAGCTCCTCTCTCATATGCTGCACCCCTTTAAGGGgactgatgtgtgtgtggcagcCACTCTTTGTGGCTGGGATGTAGAGGAGGTTAGGGTGGAGAAATTCAAGGGACAAAGAGTTGATAGGATGGGATCAGGCAGAGACGACAGCATCTCTCCAGCAAAACGGCCCCTTgaagagacaggaatgtcaaCTAGTGATGCTTGTAGTCAAGATGACTTGACTGACAGTGCCTGTGAGAGAACAAGACATGCAGTAACTGACGTGGACCTGACAAGATCCCCTGTCAGGGATCGTTGTGGCCCAAAGCTGTTCTATGTGTGCAGTGATGGCACCCGGCTGCAGGGAGAGCTCTTCTCGGTTGGCTCAGGTTCGCCTTATGCTTACGGAGTGCTGGATGGAGAGGTGCGGTGGAGCCTGAATGAGCAGGAGGCTATCTCATTGGCCAGAGAAGCTGTGTACAGGGCCACACACAGGGATGCATATTCAGGGAACTGTGTGGACCTTTTCCACATCACTGCCCAAGGATATTGCCGAAGAGACAGGGAGGATCTGAGAGAGGagtaccacagagagagagagagggagagggtgctgAATAGGGGAAAAGAAAAGAGTGAGGAAGATAAGAAATAG